The window GCTGCCAACCTGAGAGATGAAGTACAGAAGCTGGACGAATATGTGAAGCAGTTTAAGCTTTGATACATTCTCAATTTGAAAGGCCTGAGCAGTTTTGCTCAGGCCTTTGTCCTTCCCGTTCAACCCGTCTGCGCCTTCAGGGCCTCCACTTCCCACTTTAACTTGACCCACTCAGGGCCCAGTACTTCAACTTTTCTATCCAGCGCTTCAAATCTTAAATCCATCGCTTCAAGTCTTGAATCCAATTTTTCTACTCGTTCCTCAAGTTTTCCCATTCGCTCTTCAACGTTTCCTACCCGCAGATCAAGTCTTTCTACCCGATCCTCAACATCTTCCATCCGTGCCTCAAGTCTTTCTAACCGTTCCTCAACACGTCCCACCCGCGTATCCAGCTTTTCCACCTTTAGACTAAGATTTTCAATAGCCTTACGGTTCTCTTCTGTGGCCTGCCGGTTCTCTTTTACATCGTCATGAACTTCCTTTATTGCCACCATCACTTGTCTTAGCATAAGTTCCAGGTTGTCCAGTCTACGACTGTTTTCTCTCACCATCCTGATAAGCTCTTCCATATCGATCACCTCAAACGGGAATAAAATATAAAATATTTTCCTGCACCAAGAAATCAACAAAAATTTCGCACATATGTTCGAAAGCAATTTCTGCTTAAATTCTGGATGTCACCGCTCATCGTAAATAATTTACCCGAAGAGACTCGCCTTCAGAGCTTCCTCGACGACGAGATACTTAAAACGATATCCTTTTTCCTGCAGTTTGACGGGAAGCACCCGCTGGCCGGTTAACAGCATGTCGGCCATCTCGCCAAACGCCAGGCGCAGGGCAAAGCCGGGAACCCGCAGCCAGGAAGGCCTCTTCAGCACTTTTCCTATCACTTTCGCCAGTTCTTCCATCCTCACGGGCTGGGGCGCAGTTGCGTTAACCGGCCCGCTGACGGAGGAATCCGCTGAGGCCAGCCGAATTATTTCTATCACATCATCCCGGTGGACCCAGGAAACCCACTGTTGGCCGCTCCCGATGGGACCACCGGCAAAAAAATGGAAGGGCAAAACCATCCGGGCCAGCGCACCCCCACCCGGCCCGAATACTATCCCGAGCCGCAAGAGCACCACCCGCAGGCCGAGATCTTCCGCCTTAAGGGCTTCCTCTTCCCAGGCCCGGCAGACTTTGGCCAGAAAATCACTGCCCGGCGGGTCCGCTTCCGTCAATACTTCATCGCCACGCGGCCCGTAGTATCCGACGGCGGAAGCACTCACCAGCACTCGTGGCCGTTCCTGCACCTTTCCCATGGCCTCCACCAGAACCCTGGTGGTCCGGATCCGGCTGTTGAGAATCCGCTGTTTCCGTACTTCGGTCCACCTTCCCTCGCCGATGGATTCCCCAGCCAGGTTGATAACGACCTCAACCCCATCCAGCGCCCCTGCCGGCATGCTGCCGGCTGCTGGGTCCCAGGAGAGAACCTCAAGGTCGTTTCCCAGATGTCGCCTGGCCGCCTTTTCATCCCGGGACAGCACCACCACCCGGTCGCCCCTATCGTGTAGATACCGGCACAATGCCGTACCAATAAAACCGGTCCCGCCGGTAACTAGTACTTTCAATGCCTTCACCTTCTTTCCAGGCATAATACATCTTAAACAAAAGCCGGTTTAACAGTATTCAGCACCTTCTGTACCTTCTCAAACGCATCGGTGCTCTTCTCCCCCAGCGCCTCCCTTGCCGCCTTCACATCAGCCGCAAGGTTTTTGTCCAA is drawn from Calderihabitans maritimus and contains these coding sequences:
- a CDS encoding TIGR01777 family oxidoreductase, with the translated sequence MKALKVLVTGGTGFIGTALCRYLHDRGDRVVVLSRDEKAARRHLGNDLEVLSWDPAAGSMPAGALDGVEVVINLAGESIGEGRWTEVRKQRILNSRIRTTRVLVEAMGKVQERPRVLVSASAVGYYGPRGDEVLTEADPPGSDFLAKVCRAWEEEALKAEDLGLRVVLLRLGIVFGPGGGALARMVLPFHFFAGGPIGSGQQWVSWVHRDDVIEIIRLASADSSVSGPVNATAPQPVRMEELAKVIGKVLKRPSWLRVPGFALRLAFGEMADMLLTGQRVLPVKLQEKGYRFKYLVVEEALKASLFG